The following proteins come from a genomic window of Gallus gallus isolate bGalGal1 chromosome 22, bGalGal1.mat.broiler.GRCg7b, whole genome shotgun sequence:
- the ADRA1A gene encoding alpha-1A adrenergic receptor encodes MVFLPGNSSNCSNCTYSAEPVNISKAILLGVILGGLIIFGVLGNILVILSVACHRHLQSVTHYYIINLAVADLLLTSTVLPFSATMEILGYWAFGRIFCNIWAAVDVLCCTASIMSLCIISIDRYIGVSYPLRYPSIVTEKRGLLALLCVWALSLVISIGPLFGWKEPAPEDETICQITEEPGYVLFSALGSFYLPLTIILVMYCRVYVVAKRENKGLRSGLKMEKSRSEAVTLRIHRKNVPENSGATASSKSKHHFSVRLLKFSREKKAAKTLGIVVGCFVLCWLPFFVVMPLGSFFPTIKPPDTLFKITFWLGYLNSCINPIIYPCSSQEFKKAFQNVLRAQCLPRKHAAKKQSPSFNLNHPSNQSMGGGKGVVRIPVGSGETFYKISKSDGVCEWKIFSAVQSVPTKSAIPKDKSSCTAAKVKSKGFLQECCCAGTSGNTVHENCKVPTIKIHTMSLSESGEDV; translated from the exons ATGGTTTTCCTCCCTGGGAACTCATCCAACTGTTCCAACTGCACCTACTCTGCAGAGCCCGTGAACATTTCCAAGGCCATTTTGCTGGGTGTCATTCTAGGGGGGTTGATcatttttggggttttgggtAACATTCTGGTTATCCTCTCTGTAGCCTGTCACAGGCATCTTCAGAGTGTCACCCACTACTATATAATTAACCTGGCTGTAGCCGACCTCCTCTTGACATCCACTGTCCTGCCCTTCTCAGCTACTATGGAGATTTTGGGCTACTGGGCCTTTGGGAGGATCTTCTGCAACATCTGGGCAGCCGTTGACGTCCTTTGCTGCACTGCATCCATTATGAGCCTCTGCATCATCTCGATAGACAGATACATCGGGGTGAGCTACCCACTGCGGTACCCCAGCATAGTGACAGAGAAGAGAGGCCTCCTGGCTCTGTTGTGCGTGTGGGCGCTGTCTCTAGTCATCTCCATTGGACCTCTTTTTGGATGGAAGGAACCAGCACCCGAAGATGAGACCATCTGCCAGATCACCGAAGAGCCCGGCTATGTGCTGTTCTCCGCGCTGGGCTCCTTCTACCTCCCCCTGACCATCATCCTGGTGATGTACTGCCGAGTGTACGTCGTGgccaaaagggaaaacaaaggttTGAGGTCAGGGCTGAAGATGGAGAAATCTCGTTCCGAAGCAGTCACCCTACGGATCCACCGCAAAAACGTTCCCGAAAACAGCGGGGCCACGGCCAGCTCTAAGAGCAAACATCACTTCTCGGTGCGTCTCCTCAAGTTCtccagggaaaagaaagcagccaAGACCCTGGGAATTGTTGTGGGatgctttgttctgtgctgGCTTCCTTTTTTTGTAGTCATGCCTCTTG gttctttctttcctacaaTCAAACCCCCGGacacactttttaaaataacattttggcTTGGATATTTAAACAGCTGCATCAACCCCATCATCTATCCATGCTCCAGTCAAGAGTTTAAGAAAGCGTTCCAAAATGTCCTGAGAGCGCAGTGCCTCCCAAGAAAGCATGCAGCAAAGAAGCAATCCCCAAGCTTCAACCTCAACCATCCCAGCAACCAAAGCATGGGAGGTGGCAAAGGCGTAGTCCGTATCCCCGTcggctcaggggaaaccttcTATAAGATTTCCAAATCCGATGGGGTCTGCGAATGGAAGATATTCTCCGCCGTGCAAAGCGTGCCGACAAAAAGTGCGATTCCTAAAGACAAGTCCAGCTGTACTGCTGCCAAAGTGAAAAGCAAAGGTTTCCTccaggagtgctgctgtgcGGGCACTTCGGGGAACACGGTCCATGAAAACTGCAAAGTGCCGACCATTAAAATAcacaccatgtccctcagtgagAGCGGGGAGGATGTCTAA